In Paenibacillus sp. FSL M7-0420, a single genomic region encodes these proteins:
- a CDS encoding carbohydrate ABC transporter permease → MRLTRGEHLASRLNYLALGFIALLALLPFLHIVAQSFSSHQAITSGRVTLWPVDFSFEAYVKVLREQAFMNAFKVSLLRTVIGTLLNVVITSMLAYPLSKAYIKGRSAIMFLIVFTMLFNGGMIPTFLVVKATGLLNSFWVYIIPGAVSAFNVIIMKNFFQGVPPELEESAKIDGSSNIGTLVRIVVPLSMPVIATITLFHAVGHWNAFFDTVLYVTDRNLFPLQVYLRELIMFNQSNISNNNGYSANIDSTLLALESLKAAALIASTVPILIVYPFLQKHFVKGIMLGSVKG, encoded by the coding sequence ATGAGACTTACTAGGGGGGAACATCTCGCATCGAGGCTTAATTACCTGGCCCTAGGTTTCATTGCACTGCTTGCGCTTCTCCCATTCCTGCATATCGTGGCCCAGTCTTTCAGCAGTCATCAGGCGATAACATCCGGCAGGGTGACGTTATGGCCGGTGGATTTCAGCTTCGAAGCGTATGTGAAGGTATTGCGCGAACAGGCCTTTATGAATGCCTTCAAGGTCAGCTTGCTGCGCACGGTCATCGGAACGCTGTTGAATGTGGTGATCACTTCTATGTTGGCCTATCCGCTGTCCAAGGCTTATATTAAAGGACGATCAGCCATCATGTTCCTGATTGTGTTCACGATGCTGTTTAACGGGGGCATGATTCCAACCTTTCTGGTCGTGAAAGCGACCGGGCTGCTGAATTCCTTCTGGGTCTATATCATTCCTGGAGCGGTTAGCGCGTTCAATGTTATTATTATGAAAAATTTCTTTCAAGGCGTGCCGCCCGAATTGGAGGAATCAGCCAAGATTGACGGCTCCTCCAATATCGGAACGCTCGTCCGGATCGTCGTTCCGTTATCCATGCCGGTCATTGCCACGATTACCTTGTTCCATGCGGTCGGACATTGGAACGCCTTCTTTGACACCGTCCTGTATGTGACGGACCGGAATCTTTTCCCGCTGCAGGTGTATCTGCGTGAGCTGATCATGTTCAATCAATCGAACATCAGCAATAACAACGGGTATTCCGCCAATATTGACAGCACCCTGCTGGCCTTGGAGTCCTTGAAGGCTGCGGCGCTGATTGCAAGCACGGTTCCTATCCTGATTGTGTATCCGTTTCTGCAGAAGCATTTTGTCAAAGGGATTATGCTTGGATCGGTAAAAGGCTAG
- a CDS encoding ABC transporter permease yields MDSDLAAADRQPENHPLRTVKPERFQALKKYWDLYLIMLPGLAYFIIFKYVPMGGIIVAFQDFSAFAGIRGSEWVGLAHFKNMFTDSEFYTVFKNTLLISLYKLIWGFPGPIILALMLNEVRHMLYKRGVQTLVYLPHFLSWVIIGGILVNVLSPATGIVNQFLGMLGLEPIFFLGSQEWFRTVLVVSDIWKEAGWGAIIYLAALASIDPQIYEAAVVDGASKWKQLIHVTLPSLIGTIVILFVLRLGSVLDVGFEQIFVLYNPLVYNVADVIETYVYRTGITQGQFSFTTAVGLFKSVISLILVVLANKAARKLGQDSLW; encoded by the coding sequence ATGGATTCAGATTTGGCAGCGGCGGATAGGCAGCCCGAGAACCATCCCCTTCGTACGGTAAAGCCGGAGCGGTTTCAGGCCCTGAAAAAGTACTGGGACTTATACCTGATTATGCTGCCGGGACTCGCGTATTTTATCATTTTTAAATATGTGCCCATGGGAGGCATCATCGTTGCCTTTCAGGATTTCAGCGCCTTTGCCGGCATCCGCGGCAGCGAATGGGTGGGACTTGCGCATTTTAAAAATATGTTTACGGACAGCGAGTTTTACACGGTATTCAAAAATACGCTGCTGATCAGTTTATACAAGCTGATCTGGGGATTTCCGGGTCCGATCATCCTGGCCTTGATGCTGAATGAAGTCCGGCACATGCTATATAAGCGCGGGGTCCAGACGCTTGTCTATTTACCGCATTTTCTGTCCTGGGTCATCATCGGAGGCATTCTGGTCAATGTGCTGTCCCCGGCAACGGGGATCGTCAATCAGTTTCTGGGTATGCTCGGTTTGGAGCCGATCTTCTTCCTGGGCAGTCAGGAATGGTTCAGAACGGTGCTTGTGGTCAGCGATATCTGGAAAGAAGCGGGATGGGGGGCCATCATCTATCTTGCTGCGCTGGCATCGATCGATCCACAAATCTACGAGGCTGCTGTCGTAGACGGCGCAAGCAAATGGAAGCAGCTGATCCACGTTACCCTGCCATCGCTCATCGGGACCATCGTGATCCTGTTCGTACTGCGCCTCGGGAGCGTTCTGGATGTCGGGTTCGAACAGATCTTTGTGCTCTACAATCCGCTGGTATACAATGTGGCCGATGTTATAGAGACTTATGTATACCGTACCGGAATCACGCAGGGCCAATTCAGCTTTACTACCGCTGTCGGGTTGTTCAAATCGGTCATCAGTCTGATATTGGTCGTCCTCGCCAACAAAGCCGCCAGAAAGCTTGGCCAGGACAGCTTATGGTAG